From a single Lactococcus carnosus genomic region:
- the fabK gene encoding enoyl-[acyl-carrier-protein] reductase FabK: MKTKITELLNIEYPIFQGGMAWIADGDLAGAVSKAGGFGIIGGGNAPKEIVKGHIKRIREITDKPFAVNVMLHSPFVDDIVDLVIEEGVKVVTTGAGSPKKYMDRFKAAGMIVIPVVASVAQAKSMSRIGVDAIVAEGMEGGGHIGQLTTMTLVRQVSDAVDLPVIAAGGIADGKGMAAGFMLGADAVQVGTRFIVATESNAHQNYKDKVLKAKDISTVVSASHFGHAVRAIKNQLTKDFEQAELAAFKQEDPDLSVFEEMGAGKLPASVIHGDVDNGSVMAGQISGLVRKEESVEAIILDLYNGFQAEIKASVKWLD; the protein is encoded by the coding sequence ATGAAAACTAAAATAACTGAACTACTCAACATTGAATATCCCATCTTCCAAGGCGGCATGGCATGGATTGCTGATGGCGATCTTGCAGGAGCTGTCTCTAAAGCAGGCGGTTTTGGTATTATTGGCGGAGGTAATGCGCCAAAAGAAATCGTTAAAGGTCATATTAAACGGATTAGAGAAATTACAGACAAACCGTTTGCTGTGAATGTCATGCTGCATTCTCCTTTCGTTGATGATATCGTAGATCTTGTCATTGAAGAAGGTGTGAAGGTCGTGACGACAGGAGCTGGCTCTCCTAAAAAATACATGGATCGCTTTAAGGCTGCTGGTATGATCGTCATTCCAGTAGTTGCAAGTGTTGCGCAAGCTAAATCTATGTCACGTATTGGCGTTGATGCCATTGTCGCAGAAGGCATGGAAGGTGGCGGTCATATCGGTCAACTGACAACGATGACCTTAGTTCGCCAAGTCTCAGATGCTGTCGACTTGCCTGTCATTGCTGCAGGTGGTATTGCTGATGGTAAAGGGATGGCTGCTGGCTTCATGTTAGGCGCTGATGCGGTTCAAGTCGGTACACGTTTTATCGTAGCGACAGAATCAAACGCCCACCAAAATTATAAAGACAAAGTGTTGAAAGCTAAAGATATTTCAACCGTTGTTTCAGCGAGCCATTTTGGTCATGCGGTTCGTGCTATTAAGAATCAATTAACAAAAGATTTTGAACAAGCTGAATTAGCGGCCTTTAAACAAGAAGACCCTGATTTATCTGTGTTTGAGGAAATGGGTGCAGGCAAATTACCTGCTTCAGTTATTCATGGTGATGTTGATAATGGGTCAGTTATGGCAGGCCAAATTTCTGGTTTAGTCCGTAAAGAAGAAAGTGTTGAAGCAATCATTTTAGATTTATACAACGGATTTCAAGCGGAAATTAAAGCGTCTGTTAAATGGTTAGATTAA
- a CDS encoding acyl carrier protein produces MSVFEKVQEIIVEELGKEASEISLETSFESLDADSLDIFQIINEIEDEYDIAIETEDGLNTVGDLVKFVDAKIAE; encoded by the coding sequence ATGTCTGTATTTGAAAAAGTTCAAGAAATTATTGTTGAAGAACTCGGTAAAGAAGCAAGTGAAATTTCACTTGAAACATCATTTGAGTCACTTGATGCTGACTCACTTGACATCTTCCAAATTATCAACGAAATTGAAGATGAATACGATATCGCAATCGAAACTGAAGATGGCTTAAACACCGTAGGTGACTTAGTCAAATTCGTAGATGCGAAAATTGCTGAATAA
- the fabD gene encoding ACP S-malonyltransferase, which translates to MTKTGLLFAGQGAQKLGMARDLYDNFDSVKKTYDEASEILGYDLRQLIDQDAEQLAETKYTQPAILTTSVAILRLLDSQSVSYDVVAGLSLGEYSALVASGSLSFADALKLVAKRGQYMAEAAPTGSGKMVAVMNTSSDIIEAACQTASVKGIVSPANYNTPAQIVIGGEVAAVDEAMALLTQAGVKRMIPLNVSGPFHTALLKPASDKLAVELEKVNFHDFKKPLIANTTAQVMPVEEIKSLLTRQVMEPVKFYESIDTMLALGVTDFIEIGPGKVLSGFIKKIDKTVGMKQVDDLASLNALLEK; encoded by the coding sequence ATGACTAAAACTGGTCTTTTATTTGCGGGTCAGGGTGCTCAGAAATTGGGTATGGCTCGTGATTTATATGATAATTTTGATAGTGTCAAAAAAACGTATGATGAAGCGTCTGAAATTTTGGGCTATGATTTGCGTCAGTTGATTGATCAGGATGCTGAACAACTAGCTGAAACCAAATATACACAGCCTGCGATTTTGACAACTTCAGTTGCTATTTTGCGGTTACTTGACTCTCAAAGCGTCAGCTATGATGTTGTGGCCGGCCTATCTTTAGGAGAATATTCAGCCTTAGTAGCAAGTGGTAGTTTATCATTTGCTGATGCCTTAAAATTGGTTGCAAAACGTGGTCAGTATATGGCAGAAGCGGCACCTACAGGCTCAGGTAAGATGGTGGCAGTGATGAATACAAGTTCTGATATCATTGAAGCAGCATGCCAAACAGCCTCTGTAAAAGGGATTGTCAGCCCTGCAAATTACAATACACCAGCACAGATTGTTATCGGTGGTGAAGTTGCAGCAGTCGATGAAGCGATGGCCTTACTCACACAAGCTGGTGTCAAAAGAATGATTCCTTTAAACGTATCAGGACCATTTCACACAGCCTTGCTCAAACCAGCATCTGATAAGTTAGCGGTCGAACTTGAAAAAGTCAATTTTCATGACTTCAAGAAACCTTTGATTGCTAACACAACTGCTCAGGTGATGCCAGTTGAAGAGATCAAATCACTCCTGACACGTCAAGTCATGGAACCAGTCAAATTTTATGAATCAATTGATACGATGTTAGCACTCGGTGTCACAGACTTTATTGAAATTGGGCCAGGTAAAGTCTTATCTGGGTTTATCAAGAAAATCGATAAGACT
- a CDS encoding beta-ketoacyl-ACP synthase III: protein MSFGKITAVAHYAPEQVVTNEDLTKVMDTSDEWIKSRTGIEQRHISSNENTSDLATKVGQQLLAQSKLKAEAIDFIIVSTISPDASMPSTASLVQAKLGAVNAFAFDLTAACSGFIYALSVADKLMTSGVYKNGIVIGAEVLSKVVDWSDRATSVLFGDGAGGVLLQSSTKEPMLLSESLKSDGSRSQSLTSNLTQPNSPFSKATQANDLFLKMDGRAIFDFAVRDVPKNILETLEKAELTPETVDYFLLHQANSRILDKMARKIKADRSKFLQNMQEYGNTSAASIPILLSEAVASGTIKLDGTQKIVLTGFGGGLTWGTLVVKI from the coding sequence ATGAGTTTTGGCAAGATCACGGCAGTTGCACACTATGCACCTGAGCAAGTCGTGACAAATGAAGATTTAACTAAGGTGATGGACACCTCGGATGAATGGATAAAGTCACGAACAGGTATAGAACAGAGACATATTTCTTCAAATGAGAATACCTCTGATCTGGCGACTAAGGTTGGTCAACAGTTATTAGCACAAAGTAAGCTTAAAGCTGAAGCAATCGATTTTATTATCGTATCAACGATTTCACCAGATGCTAGTATGCCCAGTACGGCAAGTCTTGTACAGGCCAAACTAGGTGCTGTAAACGCCTTTGCCTTTGATTTGACTGCAGCGTGTAGTGGCTTTATCTATGCCTTGTCTGTCGCAGACAAACTGATGACAAGTGGTGTTTATAAAAATGGGATTGTGATCGGGGCCGAGGTTTTATCTAAGGTTGTCGATTGGTCTGATAGAGCAACGAGTGTCCTATTCGGAGATGGGGCTGGTGGTGTCTTACTCCAGTCCTCAACGAAAGAGCCTATGCTTTTGTCTGAGTCTCTTAAATCAGACGGTAGTCGCTCTCAGAGTTTAACGAGCAACTTAACGCAACCCAACTCACCATTTTCAAAAGCTACTCAAGCCAATGACTTGTTTCTGAAGATGGATGGGCGTGCTATATTTGATTTTGCAGTCCGTGATGTGCCAAAAAACATTTTGGAGACGCTTGAAAAGGCAGAACTTACTCCAGAAACAGTAGATTATTTTCTTTTGCACCAAGCTAATTCAAGAATTTTAGACAAAATGGCGCGCAAAATCAAGGCGGATCGCTCAAAATTCCTACAAAATATGCAGGAATATGGTAACACGAGTGCAGCAAGCATACCGATTCTCTTGTCAGAAGCGGTAGCCTCAGGTACAATCAAATTAGATGGGACACAAAAAATAGTCCTAACTGGTTTTGGTGGTGGCTTGACATGGGGCACACTTGTTGTTAAAATTTAA